The following proteins are co-located in the Anas platyrhynchos isolate ZD024472 breed Pekin duck chromosome 1, IASCAAS_PekinDuck_T2T, whole genome shotgun sequence genome:
- the PIK3CG gene encoding phosphatidylinositol 4,5-bisphosphate 3-kinase catalytic subunit gamma isoform, which yields MELGDYEQPVVMREENKRRRRRMKPYCTSSNLSSMELIAIEFILPTSNKHTKIPEMMLLEIAGNCTVEQMKAQIWMRAIEMSQTTDFYQAFTPDQFILQYQKKGQWYEIYDKHQVLQTLDCILYWKVLQKKVGKIYVVQKQKPSEEVQEFQRQLNNLIGYDVTDVSNVHDDELEFTRRRLVTPRMIEVACRDPKLYAMHPWTTSKPLPEYLFKKITNNNIFIIIHRGTTSQKIKVSIDDTPDMILHSFFTKMAKKKSLMDIPEDHSELDFVLRICGRDEYITGETPIKDFHWIRQCLKNGEEIHLVLDNPPDPSEDEVQKEEWPLVDDCTGVTGYHEQLTIDGKDHERVFTISLWDCNRKFRVKIIGIDIPVLPRNTDLTVFVEANIQHGQQLLSQRRTSSKPFTEEVLWNIWLEFDIKIKDLPKGALLNLQIYCGKAQGLSTKTNLQSHDSPNSDSKCKTQLLYYVNLLLIDHRFLLRSGEYVLHMWKIPGKGEEQGSINADKLTSATNPDKENSMAISIVLDKYCHPIALPKHRITSDSQGDRTRAEMPNQLRKQLEEIIATDPLNPLSPEDKELLWHFRYESIKHPKAYPKLLSSVKWGQQETVAKTYQLLAKKEAWDQSTLDVGLTMQLLDCNFSDENVRAMAVQKLESLEDDDVLHYLLQLVQAVKFEPYHDSALARFLLKRGLRNKRIGHFLFWFLRSEIAQSMHYQQRFAVILEAYLRGCGKAMLHDFMKQVQVIELLHKVTMEIKSVSAEKYDVTSQVIAQLRQKLEKLQSSKLPESFRVPYDPGLRAGALVIEKCKVMASKKKPLWLEFKCADPTALSNETIGIIFKHGDDLRQDMLILQILRIMESIWEAESLDLCLLPYGCISTGNKIGMIEIVKDATTIAKIQQSTVGNTGAFKDEILNQWLKERCVIEEKFQAAVERFVYSCAGYCVATFVLGIGDRHNDNIMITETGNLFHIDFGHILGNYKSFLGINKERVPFVLTPDFLFVMGTSGKKTSLHFHKFQDVCVKAYLALRHHTNLLIILFSMMLMTGMPQLTSKEDIEYIRDALTVGKSEEDAKKHFLDQIEVCRDKGWTVQFNWFLHLVLGIKQGVEKHSA from the exons atggagctgggggaTTATGAACAGCCTGTTGTTatgagagaggaaaacaaacgaaggaggagaagaatgaAACCTTACTGTACATCGAGTAATTTGTCCTCAATGGAACTGATAGCCATTGAGTTCATTTTACCTACAAGCAACAAACATACTAAAATACCGGAAATGATGTTACTCGAAATAGCTGGAAACTGTACAGTCGAGCAAATGAAAGCACAGATTTGGATGCGTGCAATAGAGATGAGCCAAACCACAGACTTCTACCAGGCATTCACCCCGGATCAGTTCATTCTCCAGTATCAGAAGAAGGGGCAGTGGTATGAAATTTATGATAAGCATCAAGTATTACAGACCTTAGACTGCATACTGTACTGGAAAGTGTTACAGAAGAAGGTAGGCAAGATATACGTTGTCCAGAAACAAAAACCATCAGAGGAAGTTCAGGAATTTCAGCGGCAGCTTAACAATCTAATTGGTTATGATGTTACCGATGTGAGCAACGTGCATGATGATGAGCTAGAATTTACCCGCCGCAGATTAGTCACTCCACGAATGATAGAGGTAGCCTGTAGGGATCCTAAACTGTATGCGATGCACCCATGGACTACATCTAAGCCACTCCCAGAGTATTTGTTTAAGAAGATCACTAATAATAACATTTTCATAATCATACACAGAGGAACAACGAGCCAAAAAATTAAAGTGTCAATAGATGACACTCCAGATATGATTCTCCATAGCTTTTTCACAAAAATGGCGAAGAAGAAATCTTTGATGGATATTCCTGAAGACCACAGCGAATTGGATTTCGTTCTCAGGATTTGTGGCAGAGATGAGTACATTACTGGAGAGACACCGATCAAAGATTTTCACTGGATAAGACAATGCCTTAAGAATGGGGAGGAAATCCACCTGGTGTTAGACAACCCCCCCGACCCAAGCGAGGATGAGGTTCAGAAGGAGGAGTGGCCGTTGGTGGATGACTGTACAGGAGTTACAGGGTATCATGAACAATTGACAATAGACGGAAAAGATCACGAGAGGGTCTTCACTATCTCTTTGTGGGACTGTAACAGGAAATTTAGGGTGAAAATAATTGGCATTGACATCCCAGTTTTACCAAGAAATACTGATCTTACGGTGTTTGTTGAGGCTAACATTCAACACGGGCAACAGCTCCTTTCGCAGAGGAGGACTTCCTCGAAGCCTTTTACCGAGGAGGTTCTGTGGAACATCTGGCTGGAGTTTGATATCAAGATCAAGGATCTGCCTAAGGGAGCACTGCTGAATCTTCAGATATACTGTGGTAAAGCGCAGGGACTGTCCACAAAGACCAACCTTCAGTCTCATGACTCCCCCAACTCCGATTCGAAGTGCAAAACCCAGCTTCTCTATTATGTAAACCTTCTGCTGATAGATCACCGCTTCCTGCTACGAAGTGGGGAGTATGTGCTCCACATGTGGAAAATCCCGGGCAAGGGGGAAGAACAAGGAAGTATCAATGCAGACAAACTCACATCGGCAACTAATCCAGATAAAGAAAACTCCATGGCTATCTCGATCGTGCTGGACAAGTACTGTCACCCAATTGCCTTGCCCAAGCACAGGATAACATCTGACTCCCAAGGGGACAGGACTCGAGCTGAAATGCCCAACCAGCTTCGCAAACAACTTGAAGAGATCATCGCAACTGACCCACTTAACCCACTTTCTCCCGAGGACAAAGAACTGTTGTGGCACTTTAGATATGAAAGCATAAAGCACCCCAAGGCGTATCCTAAGCTGCTTAGCTCTGTCAAATGGGGACAACAAGAAACAGTGGCCAAAACGTACCAGTTGCTAGCTAAAAAGGAGGCGTGGGATCAAAGCACTTTAGATGTTGGACTCACAATGCAACTTCTGGACTGCAACTTTTCCGATGAAAATGTACGAGCAATGGCAGTTCAAAAACTGGAAAGTTTAGAAGATGATGACGTTCTTCATTATCTTCTGCAGCTTGTGCAG GCTGTGAAATTTGAGCCGTACCATGACAGTGCATTAGCTAGATTTCTGCTAAAACGGGGTTTGAGG AACAAAAGAATCGGTCActtcttgttttggtttttaagaAGCGAGATTGCCCAGTCCATGCACTACCAGCAGAGATTTGCTGTGATCCTGGAAGCCTATCTTAGGGGCTGTGGAAAAGCAATGCTGCACGATTTCATGAAACAGGTTCAAGTAATTGAATTGCTGCATAAAGTCACAATGGAGATAAAATCggtttctgcagaaaaatacGATGTCACTTCTCAAG TTATTGCACAGCTTAGACAGAAGCTTGAAAAACTACAGAGCAGCAAACTTCCAGAAAGTTTTAGAGTCCCATATGATCCTGGGCTACGAGCAGGAGCCCTAGTG ATAGAAAAATGTAAAGTGATGGCATCTAAGAAGAAGCCCCTGTGGCTTGAGTTTAAATGTGCAGATCCAACCGCTCTATCAAATGAAACCATAGGCATCATCTTCAAACACGGTGATGACCTCCGCCAGGACATGCTTATTTTACAG ATTCTTCGAATTATGGAATCCATTTGGGAAGCAGAATCCTTGGACCTCTGTTTGCTACCGTATGGCTGTATTTCTACAGGGAACAAAATAG GAATGATTGAAATTGTGAAAGATGCTACAACAATTGCCAAAATCCAGCAGAGTACAGTTGGTAACACCGGCGCATTTAAGGATGAAATACTCAACCAGTGGCTGAAGGAAAGATGTGTCATTGAGGAGAAG TTTCAGGCAGCTGTGGAAAGGTTTGTTTATTCCTGTGCTGGATACTGTGTGGCAACCTTTGTACTTGGAATAGGAGACAGACACAACGATAACATTATGATTACAGAAACAG GTAACCTTTTTCATATTGATTTCGGACATATTCTTGGGAATTACAAAAGCTTCCTTGGAATTAATAAGGAAAGAGTTCCTTTTGTGCTGACTCCGGATTTTCTGTTTGTCATGGGGACTTCCGGAAAGAAGACAAGTCTCCATTTCCACAAATTTCAG GATGTATGCGTGAAGGCTTATTTAGCTCTTCGACATCACACAAACCTGCTGATCATCCTGTTCTCCATGATGCTAATGACTGGAATGCCCCAATTAACCAGCAAAGAGGATATCGAATATATCCGGGATGCACTGACAGTAGGGAAAAGCGAAGAAGATgccaaaaagcattttcttgatCAGATAGAGGTTTGCAGGGATAAGGGCTGGACTGTGCAATTTAACTGGTTTTTACATCTTGTGCTTGGAATCAAGCAAGGAGTAGAAAAGCATTCTGCTTAA